From a region of the Gammaproteobacteria bacterium genome:
- the crp gene encoding cAMP-activated global transcriptional regulator CRP, with protein MSQSNNTPLKKNPAIERFLSRCHRRRYPNKAVIIYAGDIPDSLYYIIEGSVSVVVEEEEKREMVLAYLNTGDFFGEMGLFSTTPQRSAWIRARGQTEVAEISYASFRQMAMEDPEILFQLASQMAVRLRRTSGMVTRLAFMDVSGRIARTLLDLTKEPDAMTHPDGMQIRITRQELGRIVGCSREMVGRVLKSLENQNLISAKGKTIVVHGAR; from the coding sequence ATGAGCCAAAGCAATAATACCCCTCTCAAGAAAAACCCCGCCATTGAGCGTTTTTTGAGCCGCTGCCACCGGCGGCGCTACCCCAACAAGGCGGTGATTATTTATGCCGGCGACATTCCGGACTCTCTCTATTACATCATTGAGGGCTCGGTCTCGGTCGTGGTCGAGGAAGAAGAGAAACGTGAAATGGTTCTTGCCTATCTCAACACAGGGGATTTCTTCGGTGAAATGGGCCTGTTCAGCACCACACCGCAACGCAGCGCCTGGATCCGGGCGCGCGGTCAAACCGAAGTCGCCGAGATCAGTTACGCCAGTTTCCGCCAAATGGCGATGGAAGACCCGGAGATCCTGTTTCAACTCGCCAGCCAGATGGCCGTACGGCTGCGCCGTACCTCAGGCATGGTGACCCGGCTGGCGTTCATGGACGTCAGCGGCCGCATTGCCCGCACCCTGCTCGATCTGACCAAGGAACCGGATGCCATGACTCACCCCGACGGCATGCAGATTCGTATCACTCGCCAGGAACTGGGGCGTATCGTTGGCTGCTCGCGTGAAATGGTCGGCCGCGTGCTAAAGAGCCTGGAGAATCAGAATCTGATCTCAGCGAAAGGCAAGACAATTGTGGTGCATGGAGCGAGATAA
- the trpD gene encoding anthranilate phosphoribosyltransferase, whose product MDMPAAIRAVTERRNLTAAEMTDIMRLIMTGAATPAQIGGFLIGLRMKGETVDEIAAAAGVMRELAAKVPVKADHLVDTCGTGGDGAATFNISTASAFVAAAAGARVAKHGNRSVSSKSGSADVLEAAGVNLNLTPQQVAQCIEQVGVGFMFAPQHHSAMKHAIGPRREMGVRTVFNVLGPLTNPAGAPNQVLGVFGAQWLEPLAHVLAKLGSRHVMVVHAEDGMDEISVCAPTKIAELKNGSVQTYTITPEQFGIQRAEAKALAVASAEESLAVIKRVFANETGPARDIVALNAGAAIYVAGLAPTLAEGVVKANEIIASGAAQSKLDQLIKCCALFKG is encoded by the coding sequence ATGGACATGCCAGCTGCAATCCGAGCCGTGACAGAACGCCGCAATCTGACGGCAGCAGAAATGACTGACATCATGCGTCTGATCATGACCGGCGCGGCAACGCCCGCCCAGATCGGTGGTTTTCTGATCGGTTTGCGGATGAAGGGCGAAACCGTCGACGAGATTGCTGCTGCGGCCGGTGTGATGCGTGAGCTGGCGGCGAAAGTACCGGTAAAAGCAGATCATCTGGTCGATACTTGTGGCACGGGTGGTGATGGGGCCGCGACATTCAATATCTCCACTGCCAGTGCCTTTGTTGCCGCCGCCGCCGGGGCGCGTGTGGCCAAGCATGGTAATCGTTCAGTCTCAAGCAAGTCAGGCAGTGCTGATGTGCTTGAGGCGGCGGGTGTCAATCTCAATCTGACGCCGCAACAAGTGGCGCAGTGCATTGAACAGGTCGGTGTTGGTTTCATGTTTGCGCCGCAGCATCACAGTGCGATGAAGCACGCGATCGGCCCGCGGCGCGAGATGGGTGTGCGCACCGTGTTCAATGTCTTGGGGCCGCTCACCAATCCCGCCGGCGCGCCGAATCAGGTGTTGGGTGTGTTTGGCGCCCAGTGGCTGGAGCCTCTGGCGCACGTTTTGGCCAAGCTCGGCAGCCGTCATGTAATGGTGGTGCATGCAGAAGACGGCATGGATGAGATCAGTGTTTGTGCGCCGACCAAAATTGCTGAACTAAAAAATGGTTCTGTGCAAACTTATACCATTACCCCGGAGCAATTTGGCATTCAGCGTGCCGAAGCAAAGGCGCTGGCGGTTGCCAGTGCCGAAGAAAGTTTAGCGGTGATCAAGCGCGTGTTTGCTAACGAAACAGGTCCGGCGCGTGATATCGTTGCGCTTAATGCCGGGGCTGCAATTTATGTGGCAGGATTGGCACCGACATTGGCGGAAGGTGTAGTTAAGGCCAATGAAATCATTGCCTCGGGTGCAGCTCAATCTAAATTGGATCAGCTAATTAAGTGCTGTGCGCTCTTTAAGGGATAG
- a CDS encoding DUF3530 family protein, protein MSLWHPPGETAETTVPASPAPNQPSHPLQKTLDLGEGIWLQAEGSKFFAIYTADQSNRPQGGVILLPDTNTHPDWPSVIHPLRRTLPEHGWATLAIELPAADDIPALSRNQKQTRGRILAAIEHFKSNGISNIALIGYGSGALAATHFLATTPEHPIRGFVAVSLGQYDDLAPEWRAIALLEKISVPMLDIFAERDLLAVTESAPLRALAAKQSSARASRDKQLDPFKHAGMATTPSALIKGYVVYRQVRIAGTDHSFSSSSTALVKRILGWLNRHAAGVAVKSDG, encoded by the coding sequence TTGAGCCTCTGGCACCCGCCGGGGGAAACCGCCGAAACCACAGTACCTGCAAGCCCGGCCCCGAACCAGCCTTCCCACCCACTGCAAAAAACACTTGACCTCGGCGAGGGAATCTGGTTGCAAGCCGAGGGCAGCAAATTCTTTGCTATCTATACCGCCGACCAAAGCAACCGCCCCCAGGGCGGTGTAATCCTGCTTCCCGACACGAACACCCACCCTGACTGGCCTAGCGTCATCCATCCTTTGCGCCGCACCCTGCCTGAGCATGGCTGGGCGACACTGGCCATCGAGCTTCCGGCCGCCGATGACATACCTGCGCTCAGTCGTAACCAAAAACAGACTCGGGGCCGCATCCTGGCCGCGATTGAACACTTCAAGAGCAACGGAATCAGCAACATCGCCTTGATCGGTTACGGTAGCGGCGCGTTGGCTGCCACCCACTTTCTCGCCACCACCCCTGAACACCCCATACGCGGCTTTGTCGCTGTCAGTCTCGGACAATACGATGACCTTGCCCCGGAATGGCGGGCAATTGCTCTACTCGAAAAAATCAGTGTGCCGATGCTCGATATTTTCGCTGAGCGCGATTTACTTGCCGTCACCGAAAGCGCTCCACTACGCGCGCTGGCCGCCAAACAATCCAGTGCCAGGGCGTCTCGCGACAAACAACTTGATCCATTCAAGCACGCAGGCATGGCCACCACCCCCAGCGCCCTGATCAAAGGCTACGTCGTCTATCGCCAAGTACGTATCGCTGGCACCGATCACAGCTTTTCCAGTTCCAGCACAGCGCTCGTCAAGCGCATCCTCGGCTGGCTCAATCGCCACGCAGCGGGCGTTGCGGTCAAGAGCGACGGCTAA
- the rpe gene encoding ribulose-phosphate 3-epimerase, producing the protein MSDYKIAPSILSADFARLGEEVKNVLAAGADIVHFDVMDNHYVPNLTIGPLVCEALRNHGITAPIDVHLMVKPVDRIIPDFAKAGATYITFHPEASEHVDRSLGLIRESGCKSGLVFNPATPLDHLKYVMDKVDMILLMSVNPGFGGQKFIPATLNKLREARKMIDESGYKIRLEIDGGVKTDNIREIAAAGADTFVAGSAIFNAGKDSDPHRYNTVVAGMRAELAKAGN; encoded by the coding sequence ATGTCAGATTACAAAATCGCCCCTTCGATACTGTCGGCGGACTTTGCTCGCCTGGGCGAAGAAGTCAAAAATGTACTTGCTGCCGGCGCCGATATTGTCCATTTCGATGTCATGGACAACCATTATGTGCCCAATCTCACCATCGGTCCGCTGGTGTGTGAGGCATTGCGCAATCACGGCATCACCGCGCCGATCGATGTGCATTTGATGGTCAAGCCAGTGGATCGGATCATTCCTGATTTTGCCAAGGCCGGTGCTACCTATATTACCTTCCATCCCGAAGCTTCGGAGCATGTTGATCGTAGTTTGGGATTGATTCGCGAAAGCGGTTGTAAATCTGGCCTGGTATTCAATCCAGCAACGCCCCTGGATCATCTGAAATATGTGATGGACAAGGTCGACATGATTCTGTTGATGTCGGTTAACCCTGGTTTTGGCGGCCAGAAATTTATTCCCGCCACGCTGAACAAATTGCGCGAAGCGCGCAAGATGATCGACGAGAGCGGTTACAAGATTCGGCTTGAAATCGATGGCGGTGTGAAGACCGACAACATTCGTGAAATCGCCGCCGCGGGTGCTGACACCTTCGTTGCCGGGTCTGCGATTTTCAATGCGGGCAAAGACAGCGATCCTCATCGTTATAATACCGTGGTGGCCGGCATGCGCGCCGAGCTGGCGAAAGCCGGCAACTAA
- a CDS encoding conjugal transfer protein TraF, protein MRNSMLIKGMSSLLVLFSVQAAALPFNSIDPRSLGMGGTGVASGTAANAGLMNPALLAAAKEGEDFAVELPIVAARIYDPDKVLDEIDNYQNGNYETNLNAAVAAFTASPTNPNATAVATATDALLKQLLKLSNKSLQGEVMAGFVVGIPSRRIGASLTADAWAVGGGLLDVTAADQTALQTMINASGDAVALTGNTITSSQLTSNLQARGAVISEVGLSLAREVNLFGTPVAVGVTPKYIKVTTFDYKVGVNSANFDASKGKKEYSGANLDVGLAKDYKNGWKTGVVAKNLISKDYETQPYASPGLTAPTPSKIKIEPQLRAGVSHNNDWSTVALDVDLKENKPVGFDSKTQYIGLGAELDVFDLMQVRIGYRHNMKNSKNSIPTIGLGFSPFGAHLDFSAGANGDETALSMQLGFRF, encoded by the coding sequence ATGCGTAACTCCATGTTAATCAAAGGGATGAGTTCTCTTTTGGTGCTGTTTTCAGTCCAGGCGGCAGCGCTGCCGTTCAATTCCATCGACCCGCGTTCGCTGGGTATGGGGGGAACCGGAGTGGCCTCGGGTACGGCGGCCAATGCGGGTTTAATGAATCCGGCCTTGCTGGCGGCGGCCAAAGAGGGTGAGGATTTCGCTGTGGAGCTGCCAATTGTTGCGGCGCGAATCTATGATCCAGATAAAGTTTTGGATGAAATTGATAATTACCAAAATGGAAATTACGAGACTAATCTCAATGCCGCGGTGGCAGCGTTCACGGCAAGCCCAACCAACCCTAATGCCACGGCCGTTGCGACTGCCACTGATGCCTTGTTAAAACAATTACTCAAGTTATCAAACAAGAGTCTGCAAGGTGAGGTAATGGCTGGCTTTGTGGTGGGGATACCGAGTCGCCGGATCGGGGCTTCGTTGACTGCGGATGCATGGGCTGTAGGCGGAGGTTTACTTGATGTCACGGCGGCAGATCAGACAGCATTACAAACCATGATCAATGCGAGTGGTGATGCAGTAGCGCTGACTGGTAATACCATCACGTCTAGTCAGTTGACCTCCAATCTTCAGGCGCGTGGTGCAGTGATCAGTGAGGTGGGTTTATCTTTGGCGCGTGAAGTTAATCTATTTGGCACTCCCGTGGCAGTGGGGGTTACTCCCAAATATATCAAAGTGACCACGTTCGATTATAAGGTCGGGGTTAATAGCGCAAACTTCGATGCCAGTAAGGGCAAAAAGGAATATTCCGGTGCCAATCTCGATGTCGGCCTGGCCAAGGATTACAAGAATGGCTGGAAAACAGGCGTTGTCGCCAAAAACCTGATTAGCAAAGACTATGAGACTCAGCCTTATGCCTCGCCTGGATTGACAGCGCCGACACCGTCAAAGATCAAAATCGAACCGCAGTTACGCGCCGGAGTGTCGCACAACAATGACTGGAGTACGGTAGCGCTGGATGTTGATCTCAAAGAAAATAAGCCAGTGGGCTTTGATAGCAAGACGCAATATATTGGATTGGGGGCCGAGCTGGATGTGTTCGATCTTATGCAAGTGCGCATCGGCTATCGCCACAATATGAAAAACAGCAAGAACAGTATTCCAACGATTGGTTTAGGCTTCTCGCCTTTTGGTGCGCATCTTGATTTTTCTGCCGGTGCCAATGGCGACGAAACGGCGCTTTCCATGCAGTTGGGATTCCGTTTTTAA
- a CDS encoding OsmC family protein: MKARIKWVENAMFVAESGSGHAVVIDGPADGGGRNMGVRPMELLLMGTGACSAYDVVHILRKGRHPVTDCVAELEAERAETVPHVFTKIHLHFIVTGHGLKADVVARAVELSAEKYCSASIMLGKTAKITHDFEIREAEVAGA, from the coding sequence ATGAAGGCGCGCATCAAGTGGGTGGAAAATGCCATGTTCGTGGCCGAGTCCGGCAGCGGCCATGCGGTGGTGATCGACGGCCCGGCGGACGGCGGCGGGCGCAATATGGGTGTCAGACCGATGGAATTGCTGCTGATGGGCACCGGTGCCTGCAGCGCCTATGACGTGGTCCACATTCTGCGCAAGGGGCGGCATCCGGTGACTGATTGCGTTGCCGAGCTGGAGGCCGAACGGGCCGAGACCGTGCCGCACGTATTCACCAAAATCCACCTCCATTTCATTGTCACCGGCCATGGCCTCAAGGCCGATGTTGTAGCGCGGGCGGTGGAGCTGTCAGCGGAAAAGTACTGTTCGGCCTCGATCATGCTCGGCAAGACCGCCAAAATCACCCATGACTTCGAGATCCGTGAGGCGGAGGTGGCCGGTGCTTAA
- the trpC gene encoding indole-3-glycerol phosphate synthase TrpC yields the protein MNDILHKILKRKAEEIAERSARLNMRELSARVVEMVKPRGFVAAIEHKLVLGESAVIAEIKKASPSKGLLREDFRPAEIARSYAQAGAACLSVLTDADFFQGSEEYLKQARAACELPVLRKDFMIDPYQIYEARAMCADCILLIVAALDDAALRELSQLAASLKMDVLIEVHDAAELERALALPLRLIGINNRNLRTFETSLQATIDLLERIPGDRIVVTESGIHVAADVALMREHKVNTFLVGEAFMRAPDPGAELKRLFFV from the coding sequence ATGAACGATATTCTCCACAAAATACTCAAGCGCAAGGCCGAAGAAATCGCCGAGCGCAGCGCTCGGCTCAATATGCGTGAGTTGAGTGCGCGTGTTGTAGAGATGGTCAAGCCGCGAGGTTTTGTTGCGGCCATCGAACACAAATTAGTCCTTGGTGAATCGGCAGTCATCGCCGAGATCAAGAAGGCTTCACCGAGCAAGGGCCTGCTGCGCGAAGATTTTCGCCCGGCTGAGATTGCACGGAGTTACGCACAGGCAGGCGCAGCCTGCCTGTCAGTGTTGACCGATGCCGATTTTTTCCAGGGCTCGGAAGAATATCTCAAACAAGCGCGTGCCGCCTGCGAGCTGCCGGTGTTGCGCAAGGATTTCATGATTGATCCTTATCAGATCTACGAAGCGCGGGCGATGTGTGCGGATTGCATCTTGTTGATCGTCGCTGCATTGGATGATGCCGCGTTGCGCGAGCTGTCACAATTAGCCGCGAGTCTGAAGATGGATGTGCTGATCGAGGTGCATGATGCCGCTGAATTGGAACGCGCGCTGGCCTTGCCTTTGCGCCTGATCGGTATCAACAACCGTAATCTGCGCACTTTTGAAACCTCATTACAGGCGACTATAGATTTACTGGAACGGATTCCGGGAGATCGCATCGTGGTGACCGAGAGCGGTATTCATGTCGCCGCCGATGTGGCGCTGATGCGCGAGCACAAGGTCAACACCTTCCTGGTTGGCGAAGCCTTTATGCGGGCGCCTGATCCTGGCGCGGAGCTCAAGCGCCTGTTTTTCGTCTAA
- a CDS encoding cytochrome c, giving the protein MKVRAIIAATILMPSVAFAWPWSTDMMNQPSIKPQEGLMTPFPERSIPVQGIPTKVANRDEAKPLTNPIPVSPASLKKGRDLFRIYCAACHGLTGAADSPVSGKIGAIPLNDSYVQETLTEGWVWGTITFGSYVMPAYGVPRANATSRGSNDLSVEERWHVVNYVKHGLVKEQEDATRSAAASK; this is encoded by the coding sequence ATGAAAGTAAGGGCAATAATCGCTGCCACAATTTTGATGCCGTCCGTGGCCTTTGCCTGGCCGTGGTCGACGGACATGATGAATCAGCCATCGATCAAGCCTCAAGAGGGGTTGATGACGCCGTTTCCTGAGCGCTCGATACCCGTGCAAGGGATTCCAACCAAGGTTGCCAACCGCGATGAAGCAAAACCGCTAACCAATCCGATCCCGGTGAGCCCGGCGTCACTTAAAAAGGGGCGCGATTTGTTTCGGATTTATTGTGCGGCATGCCATGGTTTGACGGGTGCTGCTGATTCTCCAGTGAGCGGCAAGATAGGCGCCATACCGCTAAATGACAGTTATGTTCAGGAAACGCTGACCGAAGGTTGGGTGTGGGGTACGATTACCTTTGGTAGTTATGTGATGCCGGCTTATGGTGTGCCACGAGCAAATGCAACTTCGCGTGGGTCGAATGACCTGTCAGTGGAGGAGCGTTGGCACGTTGTGAATTACGTCAAGCACGGTTTGGTAAAAGAACAAGAGGATGCCACCCGCTCTGCGGCGGCATCCAAGTAA
- a CDS encoding VOC family protein: MRHVALFVPDLEGCEHFYVDLMGMQVEWRPDQDNVYLTSGNDNLALHRAPAGYDLSGDQRLDHIGFIIDEPEQVDVWFDFLRGHDVKMKTAPRTHRDGARSFYCFDPAGNSVQIINHPPIVFPKGAK; encoded by the coding sequence ATGCGGCATGTCGCTTTGTTCGTCCCGGATCTTGAAGGCTGCGAGCATTTTTATGTCGATCTGATGGGGATGCAGGTCGAGTGGCGGCCCGATCAGGATAACGTTTACCTCACCTCCGGCAATGACAACCTGGCCCTGCACCGGGCGCCCGCCGGTTATGACCTCTCCGGCGACCAGCGACTCGACCACATCGGATTTATCATCGACGAGCCGGAACAGGTCGACGTCTGGTTCGATTTTCTGCGTGGCCACGACGTGAAAATGAAGACCGCGCCCCGTACCCATCGCGACGGTGCTCGCAGCTTTTACTGCTTCGACCCGGCCGGCAATTCGGTCCAGATTATCAACCACCCGCCGATAGTGTTTCCCAAGGGGGCGAAATAG
- a CDS encoding anthranilate synthase component I: MTREQFNALAAEGYNRIPVMREVLADLDTPLSAYLKLANGPYSYLFESVEGGEKWGRYSIIGLPCRTVLRVRGHEMTVQHEGKTIGSTSAPDPLAAIESFREQFKIPQIEGAPRFTGGLVGYFGYDTVRYIEPRLNKAELNDELQVPDILLLVSDEVVVFDNLRGRLSVVVHVDPSVPGAYDQGQQRVDQIVAQLRRASAVPPQPGGRSRREVRESDFVSRFKQEEFEQAVNRIKHYILEGDTMQVVLSQRMSIPLNAAALDVYRALRGLNPSPYMFYLNLDDFHVVGSSPEILARMEDGQVTVRPIAGTRPRGANDVEDKALERELLADPKERAEHLMLIDLGRNDVGRVAETGTVKVTEQMVVERYSHVMHIVSNVTGHIKPGIQAVDVLRATFPAGTLSGAPKIRAMEIIDELEPVKRGIYGGAVGYIGWNGNMDTAIAIRTAVIKDGKLHIQAGAGVVADSVPAKEWEETMNKGRAIFRAVAMAEAGLDRI, encoded by the coding sequence ATGACTCGTGAACAATTCAATGCCCTCGCGGCCGAGGGTTACAATCGCATCCCGGTGATGCGTGAAGTGCTGGCGGATCTCGATACTCCGCTCAGCGCCTATCTTAAATTGGCCAATGGGCCCTATTCCTATCTCTTTGAATCCGTCGAGGGAGGCGAGAAGTGGGGCCGTTACTCGATTATCGGCCTGCCCTGTCGTACGGTATTACGGGTGCGTGGCCATGAGATGACGGTGCAGCACGAGGGGAAGACCATCGGCAGCACTTCGGCGCCAGATCCTTTGGCAGCGATTGAATCGTTTCGTGAGCAGTTCAAAATTCCACAGATTGAGGGCGCGCCGCGTTTTACCGGCGGCCTGGTCGGTTATTTCGGCTACGACACGGTACGTTATATCGAGCCGCGTCTGAATAAGGCCGAGCTGAATGATGAGTTGCAGGTGCCGGATATTTTGTTGCTGGTGTCCGATGAAGTGGTGGTTTTCGATAATCTGCGGGGCCGGCTTTCTGTTGTCGTGCATGTTGATCCGTCAGTACCCGGCGCTTATGATCAAGGGCAGCAGCGTGTTGATCAAATCGTAGCCCAGTTGCGGCGCGCATCAGCTGTGCCGCCACAGCCTGGTGGACGGTCGCGGCGTGAGGTACGGGAGTCGGATTTTGTTTCGCGCTTCAAGCAGGAAGAGTTCGAGCAAGCCGTTAATCGCATCAAGCACTACATCCTTGAAGGCGACACGATGCAGGTAGTGTTGTCGCAGCGCATGTCGATTCCACTGAATGCAGCAGCGTTGGACGTTTATCGCGCCTTGCGCGGATTGAATCCGTCACCGTATATGTTTTATCTCAATCTGGATGATTTTCATGTCGTCGGCTCCTCGCCGGAGATATTGGCGCGGATGGAAGATGGGCAAGTCACCGTCAGGCCGATTGCCGGTACACGGCCGCGTGGTGCAAATGATGTCGAAGATAAAGCGCTGGAGAGGGAGTTGCTCGCCGATCCCAAAGAACGTGCCGAACATTTGATGTTGATCGACCTGGGCCGCAATGATGTGGGTCGGGTCGCGGAAACAGGGACGGTGAAAGTCACCGAGCAAATGGTAGTCGAGCGCTATTCGCATGTGATGCACATTGTTTCCAATGTCACTGGGCACATCAAACCGGGAATCCAGGCGGTTGATGTCTTGCGCGCGACATTTCCGGCGGGAACGCTATCGGGCGCGCCGAAGATTCGCGCCATGGAAATTATCGATGAGCTGGAGCCGGTCAAGCGCGGCATCTATGGCGGCGCCGTGGGTTACATCGGTTGGAACGGCAATATGGATACGGCAATTGCGATTCGCACGGCAGTCATTAAGGACGGTAAGCTGCATATCCAGGCGGGTGCCGGCGTGGTTGCCGATTCCGTTCCCGCAAAAGAATGGGAAGAAACCATGAATAAGGGGCGGGCGATTTTTCGTGCCGTAGCCATGGCGGAGGCGGGGCTTGATCGAATTTAA
- a CDS encoding aminodeoxychorismate/anthranilate synthase component II: protein MLLMIDNYDSFTYNLVQYFGELGADVRVYRNDEITLEQIEQLAPRHIVISPGPCTPHEAGVSVATIERFAGKIPILGVCLGHQSIGQAFGGKIVHAREVMHGKTSQIYHQDKGVFKGLANPLEATRYHSLVIERASLPDCLEMTAWTQSPDGQVDEIMGVRHRELAVEGVQFHPESILTQHGHEMLKNFLRT, encoded by the coding sequence ATGTTATTGATGATTGATAATTACGATTCCTTTACCTATAACCTGGTGCAATATTTCGGCGAGCTGGGCGCAGACGTGCGCGTCTATCGTAATGACGAGATCACGCTGGAGCAGATCGAGCAGCTTGCGCCGCGGCACATTGTGATTTCACCCGGGCCATGTACGCCGCATGAGGCCGGCGTTTCAGTCGCCACGATTGAGCGCTTTGCCGGCAAGATTCCGATTCTGGGCGTTTGCCTTGGGCATCAGAGTATCGGCCAGGCCTTTGGCGGCAAGATTGTCCACGCCCGCGAAGTGATGCATGGCAAGACGTCGCAGATTTATCATCAGGATAAAGGTGTGTTCAAGGGGCTGGCGAATCCACTGGAAGCAACCCGTTATCACTCCTTGGTGATCGAGCGTGCGAGTTTGCCCGATTGTTTGGAGATGACTGCCTGGACGCAGTCGCCGGACGGTCAAGTCGACGAGATCATGGGCGTGCGGCATCGTGAATTGGCAGTGGAGGGTGTGCAGTTCCATCCTGAGTCGATTTTGACGCAGCATGGGCATGAGATGTTAAAGAACTTTTTGAGAACATAA
- a CDS encoding polysulfide reductase, NrfD, with protein MENFSFWSVVITDFLFVLYLALGGVTLSAVLHLVNGQWRFQVRKLACSLAILFPIAFVLLLIILASGEASFPWIAQLQHGGESGEHHMSGWHNQTFLIARQVIGFLVVAGLYLLFIKLQHQSEVDSSYAAQRRFRNVALMIPFFYFTYGTMVAWDFEMTQMAGWHSASYGAYHFQSNFHMFLGFFTIFLFFLARSRNLTKPFEGYIFNFMAQFMLAMTILWTYLYFTQYLIMWYGRLPDETTRYFHMMTEGLAPLWWIFLTLKFIIPFCTLAITPNRHNPAVIVMVAFSIVIGTWIERYTWISGSVDPQYYRLPMTSIMDIVVTAAVFAACWFAVRYSLIRYGLIKTSA; from the coding sequence ATGGAAAACTTCAGCTTCTGGTCTGTAGTAATCACGGACTTTCTGTTCGTGCTCTATCTTGCGCTGGGCGGCGTCACTTTGTCGGCAGTGTTGCACTTGGTGAATGGCCAATGGCGGTTTCAGGTACGTAAACTGGCCTGCTCATTGGCGATTCTGTTCCCGATCGCCTTTGTGTTGTTGCTGATCATCCTGGCATCTGGAGAGGCTTCCTTCCCCTGGATTGCTCAATTACAGCATGGCGGTGAGAGTGGTGAGCATCATATGTCTGGCTGGCATAACCAAACCTTCTTGATTGCACGTCAAGTGATTGGTTTCCTGGTGGTGGCTGGCTTGTATTTGCTGTTTATCAAGCTACAGCATCAGAGTGAGGTCGATAGCTCCTACGCGGCACAGCGTCGTTTCCGCAACGTGGCATTGATGATTCCATTTTTCTATTTCACATACGGCACAATGGTGGCCTGGGACTTTGAAATGACACAAATGGCTGGATGGCACAGCGCGAGCTATGGCGCTTACCATTTCCAGAGCAATTTCCATATGTTCCTGGGATTTTTTACCATCTTCCTCTTTTTCCTGGCGCGGTCGCGTAATTTAACGAAACCATTTGAAGGTTATATCTTCAACTTCATGGCTCAGTTCATGTTGGCGATGACTATCCTCTGGACTTACCTGTATTTCACGCAGTACTTGATCATGTGGTATGGCCGCTTGCCAGATGAAACGACACGCTATTTCCATATGATGACCGAGGGGCTGGCGCCGTTGTGGTGGATCTTCCTGACATTGAAGTTCATCATTCCTTTCTGCACGCTGGCGATTACGCCTAATCGTCACAATCCAGCGGTGATTGTCATGGTCGCATTCAGTATCGTGATTGGCACCTGGATTGAGCGTTATACCTGGATCTCGGGTTCGGTAGATCCGCAATACTATCGCTTGCCAATGACCTCGATTATGGACATTGTGGTGACAGCGGCGGTTTTTGCGGCATGCTGGTTCGCGGTGCGTTACTCATTGATCCGCTATGGGTTGATCAAAACCAGCGCGTAA
- a CDS encoding phosphoglycolate phosphatase yields the protein MVLRKPQLVVIDLDGTLVDSVPDLAYCADEMMKAIGRAPWGEDKVRTWVGNGVERLVRRALTDTLWGEPADAEFAKAYPIYMELYAANVSARSQLFPGVIEGLQYLKAVGLKRACVTNKAAAFTEPLLKDLGIYSYFDVVVSGDTTPKKKPDPMPLLYAAEKLGVTPQECLMVGDSQHDVQAARAAGFQVVCVPYGYNHGEDIRDAKPDAVIDSLFALKKLFEKAA from the coding sequence ATGGTGTTGCGTAAGCCGCAGTTGGTGGTGATTGATCTGGACGGCACGCTGGTCGACAGTGTGCCGGATCTTGCCTATTGCGCCGATGAAATGATGAAGGCGATTGGCCGTGCGCCGTGGGGCGAAGACAAGGTACGCACCTGGGTCGGTAATGGTGTCGAGCGCCTGGTGCGTCGTGCCTTGACCGATACCTTGTGGGGCGAGCCTGCCGACGCTGAATTTGCCAAGGCCTATCCTATCTATATGGAGTTGTATGCGGCGAATGTCAGCGCGCGCAGCCAGCTTTTTCCGGGTGTGATCGAAGGGCTGCAATATCTAAAGGCGGTGGGCTTGAAGCGAGCCTGCGTTACCAATAAGGCAGCAGCGTTTACCGAGCCGTTATTAAAAGATTTGGGGATATATTCTTATTTTGATGTTGTGGTGAGCGGTGATACCACGCCCAAGAAGAAGCCCGATCCGATGCCCTTGCTCTACGCGGCCGAGAAATTGGGTGTGACACCGCAGGAATGTCTGATGGTGGGAGATTCGCAGCACGATGTGCAGGCGGCGCGTGCGGCAGGTTTCCAGGTAGTGTGCGTGCCCTACGGCTATAATCACGGTGAAGATATTCGTGATGCCAAGCCGGATGCAGTGATTGACTCCCTGTTTGCATTGAAGAAATTATTTGAAAAAGCGGCGTAA